CCCCATCTAAAATTAAGACAAAAGGGGGTTGCTTGCTTAAAGACAAAAGCTGCGGTAAATCATTTTCATAATATTCGGGGATTTTACTAGCAAGTGCGATGATCCCTTGATGGATAACATTTGGAAATTGTTGATTTAATTTTTGTAGAGGTAATTTTTCAATATTGATGTGTTTTTTTTCTGCTATCTCCAAAATTTCTGCAAGCCGTTGATCAAGACGTTCTTTATTCACATAAATTTTTTTTACACTGCGATGAGTATTGTTTAGCAATGCTTTAACGGCATGTATTCCACATACTAAACTTTCACTCATCTCCAACCTCGTCTTCAACCGGTTCAAAATCAATCTTTCGTTCATCGAGATCTACACGGGCTACTAAAACCGTCATTTTATCCCCTAAGCGATAAACACGGCCGCTTCGTTCCCCTACTAAACGGTGTTTAGTGCTATCAAACGTATAATAATCACTTTTTAAAGAAGTTACATGAACTAATCCTTCTACAAAAATCTCGTCTAATTCCACAAAAATACCAAAACCCGTCACTGCAGAGATACGCCCACGAAATACCTGGCCTAACTTGTCCTGCATAAATTCACATTTTAACCAGGCAACTACTTCTCTAGTTGCTTCATCCGCTCTTCTTTCTGTACTAGAACAATGTTTACCAAAACGAGACATATCTTCTTCGTTATATTCAAAATTTTCGAGTTGGTCATGATCTATTAAATGTCCCATAGCCCGGTGAATTAATAAGTCAGGATATCTTCTTATTGGAGAGGTAAAGTGCGTATAAGCCGAATATGCCAAGCCAAAGTGTCCATCATTAGATTCCACATAATGGGCTTGTTTTAAAGAGCGCAACATTACTGTTTCAATCAAATGTTTTTCTGGTCTATTTCCCACCTGGGCAAGGGTACGTTGAAAATCCTTAGGATGAGGATTTTTCCCTCCTCCTAACATTAAACCAAATTCACCTAAAAATTTTCTTAAAGCAAGGACTTTGTCTTCTTCTGGTGGCGGGTGGACTCGATACAGAGTAGGTATCTTAGCTTTTTGCAAAAATTTAGCGGTGGACATATTAGCTGCTAACATACATTCTTCAATTAAGCGGTGCGCGTCATTTCGAATTACTGGATGGATGTGCTTTATCTTTCTAAACTCGTCAAATTCAATTTTAGTTTCAGTCGTTTCAAAATCCATTGCCCCTCTATTTTTTCTTGTCTCATTGAGAACTTGAAAAAGGGAATGAAGTGATTGAATAGCTGGCCAAATATGTTCGTAATCTTTGTCAATTTTATTTTGGAGAACCCATTCGTTCACTTTTGTATAAGTAAGTCTTGCTTGCGAATGAATAACGCCGCGATAAAAATTAGCGCGTGTTATCTTTCCTGTAGGACTTATTGCCATCTCGGCAACCATACACAGACGATCGGTTTTGGGATTTAGAGAGCAAATTCCATTGGAAAGTGCTTCCGGTAACATAGGCACCACTTTTCCCGGAAAGTATACGGAGTTACCTCGCTTGGCAGCTTCAATATCCAATGCAGAGTTCTCTTTTACATAATGACTTACATCAGCAATAGCAACATACAATTGGAAGCCGCCTTTTGCTTTCTCATAACAATAAACCGCGTCATCAAAATCTTTGGCATCTTCACCATCAATGGTTACGAAAGGCAAATGACGTAAATCAGTTCTCCCTCTTAATTGGTCTTCAGTAACATGCATGGGAACATTAGCCACTTCTTGTAATACTTCCTCAGGCCATTCTGAAGGGATCCCGTGCGCTAATATTGAGACTTCAATTTCCATACCCGGGGCCATATGCTCACCCAAAATATGAATAACTTTCCCCACCGCTTGCGTTCTTTTGCTTGGATAGGCAAGAATCTCTACAAGGACAATTTGCCCATCTTTAGCGCCTAATGTTTGCTCAGGAGTAATAGAAATATCATGGATAAGCCGTTTGTTATCCGGTATAACCGAGAACACGCCATGTTCAGAAAAAAAGCGACCAACCACGTTTGTGTTTGCGTGCTCAATTACCTCATGAATTTTTCCTTCTAATCTTCCTCGTCTATCAACACCGGTTTGATAAGCGAGAACCACGTCCCCATGCATCACTCCCCGCATTTCCATCGCCGAGAGAACCATGTCATCGGAATCATCATCAGGAATAAAAAAACCAAACCCATCGGGGTGTCCTTGTATCGTTCCTCTTTTTAAATTAATCCGGCGCAGTAAACAAAAACGTCCGCGTCTATCCTGCATGATCTGTCCATCACGCACCATAGCGCGCAGACGAAAGCCTAGTGACTCTTGTTTATTGTCTTCATTAATTTCTAAAGTGCTAATGAGTTGATTTCGAGACATTGGACGACCGTAATCCTCCAAGACTTGCAGAATTAGCTCTCTGCTTGGGATAGGTTCTGAATATTTTTCACTTTCACGTTCAAAATAGGGGTCTTTTTTATAAAACGAGTTTTTGGTTTTTTTCTTCACGGGTATTCTTTCTAATTAGATTTAATATTCTCAACAGGTAATGTGAACCCCCGTTGGGCAATTTGTACATTTATAGCAGAAAGGTCCAAGTTTTCTGCAATCCAAAAGGTGCTAGTAGCGGGCTCTGTAGATTTTACATTTACATAATGACAAACCCCTAACACGCTTGCGCAAGGCACCTGTTGTTCGTGTCCGGGCTTTGATTCCACACATGAGATTTCAAAACCCTTCTCGTTTAACGCGAGGGCTGACCAGTTGGCGGGTTGAAGACGACTGCTCCAACCAGCGCTAGCGCTCGCTTCAGCCACCGGGTGGGTAACCCAAATATCGGAGTTTGAAATATTATGCAATATTACTATGGTAGGTTTATCCGCCGATAAAATCAGTGAGTGATCTCTTATGGGTATTACACTACATCCATTTGGAAAAGACTGCGCCCATACAATTTTTATAAAAAACAGAGAGAGCAATAAACCAATATACTTCATAAAATTTTTCCCTTTTTTTAAAGCAGCTTAGCATGAATAACCATTGGCAATAAACACCAAACTAATCTACGATTACAATAAAAAGTAGGATTTCACTTATGGTATGGATACGATTTTGCTTCTTATTATTTTTTTTATTTCATTCTACAGTATATGCAAAACCATTACTAATTGGGATCCCTCCTTTCGCTCCACCTTTTGTTATGCAGCTCGATAGCAAAACGCAATTCGTTGGCTTTGATATTGATATAATGAATGAAATTTGTAAGCGATTAGAAGTTCAATGCCAATATTTACCTTATAGTTTCAATGATATTTTCACAAACCTGGATGCAAAAAATATTGATTTGGGGATTGGAGATATAACAATTACTTCCCAACGCATGAGTGAGTATCTTTTTAGTTTGCCTTACATGGAAAGCTATGCCCAATTCATCACCACCAAATCCAGTAAAATTATTACAACAGATCAATTAAAGGGTAAAAAAATTGGTATAGCCCATGAAGCACTTTTTGGACCTTTGGTTCTGGAAGTATTAGATGGAAAGGTTGATTTTGTTGAGTTCCATTATATTTCTGACATGATTGTAGGCTTAACTGCGGGTGACGTCGATGGGATTATTATGGACGCAGCTACCGCCCAGAGTTTGTATGCTAATAATGATAATTTAGCTTTAGTGGGAGACCGCTTACCTTTGGGATTAGGGTATGGGATTGTTACCATTAAAGAAAATGAAGATTTAATGTATAAAATTAATCAAGCATTATTAGAAATGGAAGCTGACGGTACTTACATAAGTATATATAATATCTATTTTGCGGGCTTCAATTAATATTTATTGGAAATTATGTTTTATTTAGATTATCCCACGTATATCACAGAACTTCAGCTACGCTGCCTTACAGAATGGGAAAAAGACAAGATATCTTTGCATGAAGAAGGTTTTTTTCGAATTGTGGAAGAAAATCACGCTTTTAATTTTCAATTATGGAATGCAGAAGACAGGGCACGCCGCGATGATCAGGGGCATGAATTTGTTTATGTTGCAAAAAGGGAAATTGACCATTGCAATCAGCAACGCAATAATCGTATGGAGGCAATGGACGAGTGGTTATTTAATGCTCTAGCTCCAAGCACAGACAGTATTTGTCCGGTACATTCTGAAACACCCGGAATGATGATCGACAGGCTCTCCATTCTTACCTTAAAAAGCTTTCATATGGAGATTCAAGCTAATCGTCAGGACGTGAGCCAAGACCATATAATTAAGTGTAGAAATAAGCTTGCTATTTTACTGGCGCAAAAAGACCAATTAGAAAAGTGTCTTCATGACTTATTTGATGATATTTTGAATAAAAAAAGAACTTTTCGCGTGTATCATCAGTTTAAAATGTACAATGATCCTACGCTAAATCCCGAACTATACCGAAATTAAAGAGAGGGGAAGATAAATCAGATTCACTGTGTCTTCTGGGAAGGGAGTCAGGCGGTCTTCTAGCAGGAGGGGGAGAGAAGAATCTAGGTGCCTCTACACGACGCTCCATTTGGGTATCGGGACGTGAAGAAGGGCTCGAAAGCTTATCTTCCAAAATAGGAGATAAGCCACCGCTCTTATTTTTAAATCTTTCCACAGCGGACGCGTCTCCTTCACTCACTCGGCGTGCCTTGAGAAAAAATGTGGGAGAAGACGCATTTTTGCCGAATTGGCTTGAAGGGCTAACTCCTGCACTTACCGTACCTAGCGTGGGGTCCAGGAGAGCTATTCTTGGCTCCGAGCTACAAGTCCGTAAGTTAGGACCAGGACTACCACTTGGACCTTTAGGTGGCGATGGGGGCTCTTCATCTTCTATTAGTTGTTCCGCTTCTTCTATTACATCGTCTAGTTCTTCTTGATTATTTTTAATTAAAGACTCCCTGCCAAAACCTTTGGCCAGCGCCCTTAAAGCTAAACCTATCGCATAGAAAAAGGAGCTCAGCATTGTGAGCATAAGCATGATGTTCGTATCATGGTAATGTCCTTTTTCATCCGGTTCCTGGAGAGGGTTCAATGTATAATCTACAGATTTTTGCCCTTTGGCCACCCCAGAGAAAAAAGAACGTACAATTTCGAAAACCTCTAGAAAATAAAATTGCGGTGAAGGGTCCGTAGCCCAACCAATGCGAATTATTTTCTCAATTTTTTCATTTTTAAGGGCCGCTACTTGTTCTTTTTTTGACTTAACATCTGCTATAAACTCAGCGAGCGTTTGGATTTTATTTCCGGCTTTTGCTTGTGCTTTATGATGATAATAATTAACTATTAAAGCATGCGCTAAAAATACAACAACAGATGCCGCGCCCAGAGCGACTGTGCCTATTACCAAACCAGGGGAGATTGGCATTAAAAGCATGGTATTGATAGTGACAATGGCAAACAGCGCACTAGAAATGGCACTGTAGGCTCCAAGACCACTTCTGATGCCTGCCAGAGCCGCCTCAGTGTAAGAAAGGGCCATAGTAGAACGCAGCTTCGACTTTTGTTTTTCAAATTCATCACATTTTATATCTAAAAAGGTGCCTAATTGTGCATAAGCACGTGAAAGTCTCTCTATATCTAACACTCGATTTGAAATAAGAGACTGCTCAAAAAGTAAAGATTCCGCGTTGAGTACAACTTCATCTTTAATTTGAGTAAGACCTTCAATCTCCTCACCAATACTTTTTGCCTGTAACACCAGCGTTTGTATCTCTTTTCCAATGATTGCTAACTTGATTCTTTCCTGAGTGACCACCAATTGCTTTTGAAAATCATGCTCTTCATACATCCGCGTCGCAATACAGCCTACTGTAAATAACATAGAGCAAATACTTAATGCCAAATAAACGTGAGGAGCAAACACCGAAATTGTTACTACCCCCATATAGAGGTACATGCCATCAACAATTCCTCCATAAGCTGCTCCCGTTAGCCCTTTATTACGTAAATAATTTGATTGGCTACGAATGCGGCCCATAATATTTGTAATTTCATCACTTGAAATTTGAGATTTCGCTTTCACTTCCTCTAACAAATTATCATTTTCCGTCATCATTTTTTTGCGCTCAGAAATCATTTTGCGCATCCACATTCGATTAAGCGCTGAAAAGACACCGAGTAAAAGGCCAACTGGTACAATCATTTGATGCGTGTTAGCAATGCCTAATGCTTCTGCGATTTGAAAAGTACTACGTATGCCTTTATATGCATTTTTTAGACCTTTCATGGAATCGCGACAATAAGGCCAGGAGAGTGCCAAAAATTTTTTCCACTGGCTTTTCTCATCAGATTTACAGATATTGCCAAAATAAGAAAAAGTAATAATGAAAAAAGATTCTGAAGTGATTGCAGCAACGCCCTGGGGCGTCATCATCCAATCATGCATTGCATCGGTAGAAAGGGTATCGGTATTGGTACAAAGCATGTCAAACACATACTTGATCATGCTATAAGATAAGCTCATCCCATCAAGAAGAGCGTACCACACATAAACGTCGCCGGCGTTGTGTAAATCTTTTGCAAGCTGTTTGCCTTCATTTTTTAACTTTTGAACGACCGATAGAGAAGAGCGTCGTTTATCTATACTCTCTTTGGCGGACATGGCAGAATCGATTTCGGTCGACATGCGTCTCACAAGCGGCGGCTAAGATGACGCAAATTGTACATACTCAGGCACTAAATGGCAAGTAAAATTTCAAAATGGTTCAAAATGCATCAAAAAATAGTAGCCCATCGACAATTATATCATAGGGTGTTAGAAAAGATAAAAGAGCTTTTTCTTGAAAATATGTAAGCTTTTTTCTGCATTTTTCTACGAATCGCATAAGAAGATAGCATCTAGTGTGAACAAACGGTATATTACTCTGTTTTATTATTGGGAGATTAGATGCGGTTAGTTTTATTTTTCATTTTTTCTTGGACTTTTTTATGTGGAAGTACCATGGCAAATAACGAAAAAATAATCTATGGATTTATCGAAAAGGCAACGCTAGTTGATAAAAATTTAACGTTATCAGCAAAATTAGATACAGGTGCTAAATCCGCATCTCTAAATGCCACTCACATTACTGAAACAGAAGTTGATGGAAAACCGTATCTAAGCTTTATAGTACCTTCGAAAGAAGGCGACGTTTTTTTTCAATGTGAGTATGTGGGTGATGTTAATATAAAAATACGGGCCGGAGAGAGACAAGCAAAGTCCTTAGTCCATAAGTCTATTCAACGTCCTGTAGTATTAATGAAAATTAAATTAGCTGATAAGGAAAGAGTTATCAGAGTTAATCTGACAAATAGAAAACGATTTATTTATCCCCTTCTTTTAGGTCGACAAGCAATTATTGCTTTTGATGGGATAATTGATCCGAGTAAAAAATATCTTGTTAAAACTGAGAATGTCTAAAGATGCAATCGAATAAGCGCCATGTTTATGGCCTCATAATAACCTTGTTTTTGGTGGGAATCGGTTTGTTTTTATATCGGCACTTTGCGTTAGATGTGCCGCTTACTGATACGGAAAATGTCAACAGTTGGATGGTAGAAGCCAACCTGCGCTTCAATGCGGATCCCCATGTTCCCGTAAAGGCCAGTTTTTCTATTCCGTATATGTCACCATATTTTAGCATTTTAGATGAATATTTTGTCGCTCAAAATTATGGAGTAACCACTCATTTAGACGGGTATAATCGTCAAGCTATTTGGTCATTACGCCGTGGTCATGGCCCACAATCCCTCTATTACCGTGCTATTTTTCGCGAAACTGATATTAATGAAACAAATCTTCCTAAACCGCATCGCTTTAAAACCGAAATTCTTCCTGAAAACCAAAAAGCGGCAGTGGACGCTATCATTCTTCAGGCGAGACAATCATCAGCCGACATTCAAACATTTGCACAAAGTACTATTAAAGAGCTTAATAAGAATGAGGGAAATTCAAGGTTGATAATAGGTAATGACGTTAGTGAGTTGAGTATAGTTAATGCAGCGGTGTTAGTTTTAAATAATGCCAAAATCGCTGCTATGCCTGTGCAGGGAATTTATTTAGAGCAATACCATAAAACAGATTTAACGTTTTATTTAGCAGTTTATAACGATAAGGAGTGGGTTTTTATTAATCCCAAAACGGGCGTGGCTGGGCTCCCGGCTAACTTATTAATATGGCAATATGGTAGTGAGCCTATTTTTTCGGTATTAGGCGGCAAAAAGCCACAATTTTCCCTCTCCGTTTCTGCTGCCCCTATGAATGCATTGACCATCGCTAAAGCAAGGGGACTGCAGACTGAATCTGAATTATTACGCTTTTCTTTATTACAATTACCTGTAGAAGTACAAGAGACCTATAAAATTTTACTTACCGTGCCCATAGGTGCTTTCATTATTTTATTGTTGCGGAATTTTATTGGTTTAAGCACTTTTGGGACATTTATGCCTGTCCTTATAGCGCTTGCTTTTAGAGAAACGCATGTGGTTTGGGGAATTATTTTATTTACCCTTATCGTTTCTTTCGGACTTTTAGCCCGTTTTTATCTTGATCAATTACGTTTACTGCTCGTCCCCCGCTTAGCTTCAATTTTAACTATTGTTATCCTGTTAATGATTTTTTTAAGTGTTATTTGCCAAAATTTAGGTTTGGATTCCGGATTGTCTGTAGCATTATTCCCCATGGTTATTTTAACTATGACCATTGAACGGATGTGCATTACCTGGGATGAACGGGGTGCGGGTGAAGCTTTAAGCGCTGGTGCAGGTAGCATGTTAGCAGCTGTTATTTGCTATGGCGCAATGAATTATGCACCCATGCAATATTTGATTTTTGCTTTCCCGGAATTATTATTAGTCCTTTTGGCATTATTACTATGGTTTGGTCAATATAGAGGCTATCGTTTGTTAGAGCTTGTCCGCTTTAATGTATTAGCCAAGGCTCGGTCATGATAAAGACCTATTTACGTTTACGTAAAAATGGCATTCTAAGCATCAATCAAAGGAATAGTGATTATGTATTACGTTATAATAAACGTAGACTTTTTCCTTTGGTAGATGACAAGTTAAAAACCAAACGTCTCGCTTTACAAGCAGGTATCGCAGTTCCCGCGCTTTACGAACTTATTGAAACAGAACATCAAATAAAAAAAATTGATCAACTTCTACAACCTTATACAGACTTTGTAATTAAGCCTGCACGTGGCGCAGGTGGTGATGGTATCCTGGTAATTACTGGACAAGTTCATGGACGCTACCGACAAATCAATGGCAAGCTACTTACCAAACAAGAACTCAGTTACCATTTATCTTGTTTATTATCAGGTGCATATAGTCTTGGCGGACACTCTGATTACGCGATTATAGAGCGACGAGTCATTGTGGACCCCGTCTTTGCCGAAGTCAGCCATGAAGGCATCCCGGATATTAGAATTATTACTTTATTAGGTTATCCGGCTATGGCGATGTTACGCCTTCCTACCCGTTCTTCCGGGGGAAAAGCTAACCTTCACCAGGGGGCAATAGGAACCGGAGTAAACTTATCTAACGGTAAAACGCTAGGGGGGGTAAGCAATAATGATACCATTGATTATCATCCCGACACTTTAAATTCAATTGTCGATATTGAAATCCCTTATTGGGATAAAATATTGGAAATTGCTGCTAGTTCCTACGAATTAACTGGTTTAGGCTATCTTGGCGTAGACGTTGTTATCGATAAAGAAAAAGGCCCTATGATGCTGGAACTGAATGCGCGGCCCGGGCTGAATATTCAAATAGCTAACAGAGAAGGCGGTTTAAATCGTTATAAACTTATTGAAAAAAGAGCCTCACTGGGACGAGAACCCATCCCAGCAAGAATTCAATTTAGTAAAGAAATGTTTGCCCGCTAGCTAACGGCCTCAACGTCCTTATCTTTATCTTTTTGCAAGGATCTAATCTCTTGCGCTTCGATTACCAAAGCCTTGAAGTAATCATACGACATATAGAAATCTCCGTGATCGCCGATTGATTCACCCCAGGAATTACGCAGCGTTAACAACCCTCTATGTTGTATGCCATTTTTATCAACAGCAATGGCATTGTCATCATATCCAGTAATTACCATCTCATGACCTGCTTGAATCATTGATTGGTATAAATCACGAATAATTTCATCACTTAAGACCCACGTATCATTTTGAGCATGGTAAGAGCCCACGGCTCCGGCAACTCCTAATTCAAGATCAGGTAACAGCACACCGAAGGTAACTCGCTCCTCTTTATTTAATGATTCTTTTACTTGCTGCAACACGCTAATGATATTTACTTTATCATTAAAGGCTTGATACACATCTAAAATGTTACTCCAACCAATTTTATCGGATAAAGGCTCGCTCAATTTATGAAATTCTTGTGGAGAAAGTTCTTCACCTAACTCTGCCGAATCAACAGGATATTGAGTCATACCACCACAGCCATACATTTCCTGTTGATCTTTGCTAACAATTCCAAAGGAATCCATTTGGCTGAGCACAGTTTTCCCCAATGTGCCGTTCCAGCCACTAGGGATGTATCCATTATTTTCCAGAAAGCTGCCCAGCTCTAATTGACATAACTGACTAATGTAATCGCCTAGATTTAGAGTAGCGTTAACTGCAGCAGTATTAGCAAAAGTAGCACAGGTGCCGTGCATCCCCTGATCGAGAACCGGAACATTCCCCATACCCAGCTGGACCTTAGAGGGTAATTTTCCTGCTGATAAGAGAGTATGCGCTTGCTTTACTGAGTTCGTGCGTGCCTTAATCGCTGACTGAGCTTGCTCCGACAATTGCACTTTCATTAAAGTAATTCTTTTTAAAGGCTGAGCCTTCAAGCTTGTGGCTTTGGTAACGGGAACAGATAGTGGGTGGGTAATTTTGCCCACAACTTGAAAATCTTGAGCAAAAACCGACCCGGCGGCGAAGAGGGATACATACACAAAACGTGCAATTTTCATGAACAATTCTCCAATTTATGGTCGAGAAGACGCAGGAGTGTATCATAAACATGCAAATTGTTCATGTAAATTTAGTATTATTTAGCTATTAAGACTATGTCGATACTTTTACTGTAAGTACCTCAGTTAATACTAAATTTCTAATAATTTTTCCGTATTTTAATTCGCTGTGCTTCAATAACTTGTGTTTTAAAATAATCATAAGACATGTAAAAATCGCCACCATCCCCCAGTTTGTCGCCCCAGGAGTTACGGAGCTTGAATAACCCTTGGTGTCTGATTTTTTCATCTCCATATTCATAAGCAACTGCGTCGTCATCATATCCGGTAACAATCATTTCATGACCGGCCAGAGAGGCAGTCTGTTTGTACAGATCAACGAGCATTTCATGGGTTAACACCCATGTATCATTTTCATTTTTATATTTTCCAACAGCCCCAACTGTACCTAACTCAAAATCGACTAATGCAACACCAATAGTTACCCTGTCACCTGAAACTAAAGCATTTCTCACATCCTGGAAGGTAATATTTTTATCAACTTTTGTATATTCTGCGATATCTAAAATGGGGGACCAACCAGCAATTCGTCTGAGTGCATCACTATTTTCATGATAATCCGCCAAGGAGATACCTGAAGTTGGGCCTGTACCATCGGTAGGATATTCTTTTAAGCCACCACACCCATAGATTTTTTGATTTTGTTTGCTAACCACGCCAAAAGTGTCAATCGTTTTTAATACAATCGGGCCAAGAGTTCCCGACCAACCGCTAGGTGTCCAGGCTAATTTTTCACTTTCAAGAGTTAAGCCAAGTTGTAATAAACATAGCTGGCTAATATAGTCTCCTTGGCCAAGGCCTGCATCAATAGCGGCGGTATTAGCAAAAGTAGCACATGTTGCATGACTCCCTTGATCTAAAACGGGGATATTATTCATCCCCAGTTGGATACTGCGAGGACCATCACAGGATTCGGTTTTATTATCGTTGGCTAAAATAAAACTAGCGCGCTTGCTCATAGTTTCCAAAGCAGTATCACTGAATTTCAGTTTCAATAAAGAAATATCTCGATTGAGAGGGATAGAGTTAGCCAGTTTATTGGAAGGGAGGGTAATAGTTTGGTTTAACTCTCCTATTAACTTAACGTCAGGGCGAGAGACGGCCACCCCATTAAGCAAAACAGATATAAAAATAATGAAAAATTTCATTGGCTTCTCCTTGTAGCTTAAGGTGGTGAGAAAGTGTATCACACACATAGTACTATTAGTCATTGGCTTGCTTTTAACGCGTCATCCCGCAGCCTGAATAAAAAATCGTTTAACGAAGTCCAGTTGATTAATACAATTTAGTCCCACACTTCGAATCCCTGTAAGTAAAGGATTGGCAAAAATACCTTTGAGCGTTTGCATAGCTGCAATAATTTGCCAAACTTCATATTTTCTTTGTCGTTGGTAAGATCCTAATAATTTTCGCGAATGCAAATTTTTTTTATCTTCAAATAAGCGGCTAAAATTTTGCACATCTGCTAACCCAACATTCAAGCCCAGCCCGGCAAGAGGATGAATAGTATGTGCGGCATCGCCTAATAATAACCAATAATCGCCGGTATATCTTTTTGCATGCCTCATTGTTAGTGGAAATGAATGGCGCTTGCCTAGAAGATTTACATTACCAAGCTTCTTGGCAAATGCCTCTTGTAAGTGTTTACAAAATTCCTCTTCCCCCATTGCCATTAAACTTTCTGCTCTTGCGGGTGGTAAGGACCACACTATAGAGCATTGATTTTGATTGGCTAAGGGTAAGAAAGCCAGTGGGCCGCTGGGATTAAACACTTGGTACGCCGTCTTTTCGTGGGAATGCTGCGTCTCAACATTTGCTACCAGTGCGGTTTGATGATATGACCATTGATTTATCGAAACTCCCAATAAATCGCGAGTATGCGAATTAGCACCATCTGCAACCATCAATAATTTGCTCTTCCAGGTATTTTCTCCACACTGCAAATGCATCGTCTGATTTATAAGACTTACTCCCGACACTTTATTTTCAGAAAGCAAATGTATGCCTGACTCGCGTGCTTTTTGTAGTAAAGCAACTTTTAATACAGACTCTTCTACAATAGTCCCCAGCTTGTCTTTGGCAATCATCCGCGCGTCGAAATCAATTGTTGCATTGGAAGCCGCATCCCAAATATGCATATGAGCATAAGGGGATAACCTCTTCTGCTCTAATAAATCCCAAACTTCTAGCTCACGGAATAATGCCTCAGAAGATTGATTAATGGCATATACACGTACATCCGGTGTATCGGGTATAGTAGCGGTTAAACCACCCGCATCGATTAGGGAAACAGTAAAATTATGCTTGCTCATCGCAATAGCAGCACTCAAACCCACTATACCGCCACCTATTACGATAATGTCATAACTTTCCATAAGAGACCTTGTGTTGTATCGGTATACCACAGACTAAATCGGGCGTTATTCCCGCAAACCCGCGAGTGTAATACCCCACAATTTTTTTGAATAGCGGCAGGTTTTCAAGCGCTAGTAAGCCCAAACCTCGAGCAGCGTGTAAGCCTGGCAATTTATTGGTGAATAACTCTACCAGATTATCGGTTAACCATGTAATTGCTTTTTGATCATGTATTCGTTGCTGCTGATACATTTCTAACATCTGTGAGTTTAGGCCCTTGCCCGCTATGCATTGCACTAACGTGGCTACATCGCGCAGCCCTAAATTAAAACCTTGGCCGGCGACAGGATGTAAAGTATGCGCTGCATTACCAATGAAAACAAAAGGCCAAGAAATCGTTTGCGTCATAATTGATTGTTTTAAAGGAAATAAAGTTCTTTTTCCTGCTTTGACCAATTTGCCTAGTCGATATCCAAAGAGCTGATGAACTTTTTTTAAAAATTCGGCATCGCTTAACTC
Above is a genomic segment from Legionella adelaidensis containing:
- a CDS encoding alpha-L-glutamate ligase-like protein; protein product: MIKTYLRLRKNGILSINQRNSDYVLRYNKRRLFPLVDDKLKTKRLALQAGIAVPALYELIETEHQIKKIDQLLQPYTDFVIKPARGAGGDGILVITGQVHGRYRQINGKLLTKQELSYHLSCLLSGAYSLGGHSDYAIIERRVIVDPVFAEVSHEGIPDIRIITLLGYPAMAMLRLPTRSSGGKANLHQGAIGTGVNLSNGKTLGGVSNNDTIDYHPDTLNSIVDIEIPYWDKILEIAASSYELTGLGYLGVDVVIDKEKGPMMLELNARPGLNIQIANREGGLNRYKLIEKRASLGREPIPARIQFSKEMFAR
- a CDS encoding C1 family peptidase, encoding MKIARFVYVSLFAAGSVFAQDFQVVGKITHPLSVPVTKATSLKAQPLKRITLMKVQLSEQAQSAIKARTNSVKQAHTLLSAGKLPSKVQLGMGNVPVLDQGMHGTCATFANTAAVNATLNLGDYISQLCQLELGSFLENNGYIPSGWNGTLGKTVLSQMDSFGIVSKDQQEMYGCGGMTQYPVDSAELGEELSPQEFHKLSEPLSDKIGWSNILDVYQAFNDKVNIISVLQQVKESLNKEERVTFGVLLPDLELGVAGAVGSYHAQNDTWVLSDEIIRDLYQSMIQAGHEMVITGYDDNAIAVDKNGIQHRGLLTLRNSWGESIGDHGDFYMSYDYFKALVIEAQEIRSLQKDKDKDVEAVS
- a CDS encoding C1 family peptidase, producing MKFFIIFISVLLNGVAVSRPDVKLIGELNQTITLPSNKLANSIPLNRDISLLKLKFSDTALETMSKRASFILANDNKTESCDGPRSIQLGMNNIPVLDQGSHATCATFANTAAIDAGLGQGDYISQLCLLQLGLTLESEKLAWTPSGWSGTLGPIVLKTIDTFGVVSKQNQKIYGCGGLKEYPTDGTGPTSGISLADYHENSDALRRIAGWSPILDIAEYTKVDKNITFQDVRNALVSGDRVTIGVALVDFELGTVGAVGKYKNENDTWVLTHEMLVDLYKQTASLAGHEMIVTGYDDDAVAYEYGDEKIRHQGLFKLRNSWGDKLGDGGDFYMSYDYFKTQVIEAQRIKIRKNY
- a CDS encoding FAD-dependent monooxygenase, coding for MESYDIIVIGGGIVGLSAAIAMSKHNFTVSLIDAGGLTATIPDTPDVRVYAINQSSEALFRELEVWDLLEQKRLSPYAHMHIWDAASNATIDFDARMIAKDKLGTIVEESVLKVALLQKARESGIHLLSENKVSGVSLINQTMHLQCGENTWKSKLLMVADGANSHTRDLLGVSINQWSYHQTALVANVETQHSHEKTAYQVFNPSGPLAFLPLANQNQCSIVWSLPPARAESLMAMGEEEFCKHLQEAFAKKLGNVNLLGKRHSFPLTMRHAKRYTGDYWLLLGDAAHTIHPLAGLGLNVGLADVQNFSRLFEDKKNLHSRKLLGSYQRQRKYEVWQIIAAMQTLKGIFANPLLTGIRSVGLNCINQLDFVKRFFIQAAG